In Candidatus Bathyarchaeia archaeon, the following are encoded in one genomic region:
- a CDS encoding minichromosome maintenance protein MCM → MTEELEAIDPQERFQEFFKIEKYRQAISQLAVAGKTSLIVDFEDLATFDRRLSEELLEKPEEYMKHANNAAFSQLQIEDAEYAEKLADKMETVTVRIVRLWESTPLRKLGSNHIGKLVMVEGIVVRSTPVRPMVMRAAFKCRRCGNITYLDQTGQFLRPPLKCRDPTCEGKGPFDFIQEESTFIDSQDLRLQERPEDLPPGQLPRTLHVKLVGSEIVDVARPGDHVSIVGIIRAFAPTLRGVGKLRVFMLHLDANSIEVLGKEPETAIPSPEEEEKILELAKDPWIHRKIMNSIAPSIYGYDHVKEAIMYLLFGGVPKTLPDITVRGELNALFIGDPGTAKSQLLQYVARIAPRGLYTSGRGTTAAGLTAAVIREKGGGMSLEAGALVLADKGIACIDEMDKMRPEDRVAIHEAMEQHTVSVAKGGIVATLNARTAILAAANPSLGRYEPHRTVAENISLPVTILSRFDLIFVLRDVPDKDTDSKMSEHILEIHRKGLSPVEPPIPLELLRKYISYAKGIKPVLTPDALNRLKDFYLTMRSASEAEGSPVAITARQLESLVRIAEARARAALRKEVTSEDAEAAINIMKKSLAEVGIDVSSYKYDIDIIMTGKSKSMRDKLQVILSTLAEMERETGMVEKAALQNELEAKYKIPKGDAERLITQLLREGTIYEPREGYLKKT, encoded by the coding sequence ATGACGGAAGAATTAGAAGCGATAGATCCGCAAGAGCGTTTTCAAGAATTTTTCAAGATCGAGAAATACCGCCAAGCAATATCGCAGCTTGCTGTGGCTGGTAAAACCTCTTTAATAGTTGATTTTGAAGACCTTGCAACTTTTGACCGGCGACTCAGCGAGGAACTATTGGAAAAGCCAGAAGAGTACATGAAACATGCGAATAACGCGGCTTTCTCTCAACTTCAAATAGAAGATGCGGAATATGCTGAAAAACTGGCAGACAAGATGGAAACAGTAACTGTCAGAATTGTGCGACTTTGGGAGTCGACACCGCTAAGAAAACTCGGCTCAAACCACATTGGAAAACTCGTCATGGTTGAAGGCATCGTTGTCCGTTCAACACCCGTCCGCCCAATGGTCATGAGAGCAGCCTTCAAATGCAGAAGATGCGGAAACATAACATACTTGGACCAGACTGGACAATTCCTCAGACCGCCGCTTAAATGTAGAGACCCAACATGCGAAGGAAAAGGCCCCTTCGACTTCATACAAGAAGAATCCACATTTATAGACTCACAAGACCTACGTCTCCAAGAAAGACCCGAAGACCTACCGCCAGGGCAGCTTCCGAGAACATTACATGTCAAGCTCGTAGGAAGCGAAATAGTAGATGTAGCGAGACCCGGAGACCACGTTTCTATAGTGGGAATAATTCGCGCATTCGCGCCGACGCTTCGAGGCGTAGGAAAGCTTAGAGTGTTCATGTTGCATTTAGACGCTAACTCAATAGAAGTTTTAGGTAAAGAACCAGAAACAGCGATCCCGTCACCTGAAGAAGAAGAAAAAATTCTCGAACTTGCAAAAGACCCGTGGATACACCGAAAAATCATGAACTCAATAGCACCTTCAATCTATGGCTACGACCACGTGAAAGAAGCAATAATGTACCTTCTCTTTGGAGGAGTGCCAAAAACTCTTCCAGACATAACAGTAAGAGGAGAACTAAACGCTCTTTTCATTGGAGACCCGGGAACAGCAAAATCACAACTATTACAGTATGTAGCTAGAATTGCACCACGAGGATTGTATACTTCTGGACGCGGCACAACAGCCGCCGGTTTGACTGCAGCAGTAATAAGAGAGAAAGGAGGCGGAATGAGCCTCGAAGCTGGAGCACTAGTATTGGCTGACAAGGGAATTGCATGCATCGACGAGATGGATAAAATGCGTCCGGAAGATAGAGTTGCAATTCACGAGGCAATGGAACAGCACACGGTTTCCGTTGCAAAAGGCGGCATCGTCGCAACACTCAACGCGAGAACCGCAATACTCGCAGCCGCCAACCCCTCCTTAGGAAGATATGAGCCGCATCGTACCGTGGCAGAGAACATTTCCTTGCCGGTTACGATACTTTCAAGGTTCGACCTTATTTTCGTATTGAGAGATGTGCCCGACAAAGATACAGACAGTAAAATGTCCGAACACATTCTCGAAATCCACAGAAAAGGCTTGAGCCCCGTTGAGCCTCCAATACCATTAGAATTATTGAGAAAATACATAAGTTACGCAAAAGGAATCAAGCCAGTCCTAACTCCAGACGCATTAAACCGTCTCAAAGATTTCTATTTAACAATGCGTTCAGCAAGCGAGGCGGAAGGTTCACCGGTTGCAATAACTGCGCGGCAACTTGAATCATTAGTGCGTATAGCAGAGGCACGAGCCCGTGCAGCTCTCAGAAAAGAAGTTACAAGTGAGGATGCAGAAGCAGCGATTAATATAATGAAGAAGTCTCTGGCAGAAGTCGGAATAGACGTGTCCTCGTACAAGTATGATATAGACATTATAATGACGGGAAAATCAAAAAGCATGAGAGACAAGCTGCAAGTGATTCTTTCGACTTTGGCGGAGATGGAAAGGGAAACTGGAATGGTCGAGAAAGCAGCACTTCAGAACGAGTTGGAAGCAAAATATAAGATTCCAAAAGGAGACGCAGAACGCCTAATCACACAACTGTTACGTGAAGGAACAATTTACGAACCTAGAGAAGGTTACCTAAAAAAGACATAG